The genome window CTGGGTGGTAAAGAGCATTTGCATTTGTTGTAGATctgaaattacaacaaaaaattaaacgTCACAGAAATTCAcccaattaaattaaaacaattttgatttttaaacacatttaaaagaaaactatggTAAAATTTTAACAGATGTGATTCTATTAAAGACACAACCTCTTTCATCACCCATGATTCTTcgcttttacagtttttcttgatTGATCTGATGCATTTGTGAACACAAGAGGCTGAACAGCAGGACTTAAAgtcaaagtgacacattttgttAACAAAAGGCTCAAACTgtgccaaaacatttaaactattAAATGTTTCATGACTGAGAAACAACCCCTGTTAGTACTTCAGACCTGCATTATATATATAACCCATTTCATGGGCAGTGGAGCTAATGTGCTAACAAAAATCAAGTTAAGGAAAAAcctgaatataattttttttaagaagtccTGATGCTACAATGTGAAAAACCAAAAGACTAATGTAACTAAAATGTCCTTTGTAAAAGAATCTTGTGATTTTATAGACATGAAATGTTACAAGAAATTCATAAGGAACACTCTGTTATGGACAAAAGgactctttgtctttgttttatctgctcacaTGCACACGGCTGCAGGCTGAACATCTTTGAACATAAAGGGCTCGGCACCTTTTGTcatgttggattttaatttCCTTGCCCACATGCAGGTGCGCACAGAAGAACAGATTTGACGGTTAAGAGGGTTTATTTTAATGAGGTCAAACAATGGTTCGAGAATTGAGACTGGGGGACGTCAGGAGGGAACGAGAGTCCAGGTAGGTTCGGGGGTCCCGGGCCGCAGCGGATCCGAACTGCTTGGAGGTGCCAACCAACGAGACGCGCCTGATCGGTGAAGTTCCAGGCTTGGCTCCGGGAAGCGGGATCAACATCAACAAGTGGTAACCATCGAGCGATGACTGGTGGTTCCACCGCTTCTTAAGAAGCCTGCCGCTGGTTACCGGAATCCGATGCAGGTGCGTCAGGTTGTCAAACTCCTCCGCGTAGCTCGTCTCTGGAAAGAACCCTCACTCCAACCTGAATCCTGACACCTTTATCTAGTTTGtcacaaaagaaataaactattAATAGTGCTACTGGTTTCAAACCAGTCCAGTTCAGTTAGAGGTAAAGAAAATATCATCTGTCTGCAAGAAACAATATAGGGGATAAGTTATGCATTTGTCCCATGGTAAAGCCAACAATAGATCTTCTCCTGCTAATGACACATACAGGTAGTAAAACAAAACGTGTAGGTATATTTTTTCTCAAGAAGGGAAGGCAGCAGCTTGGAGAGGCAGATGTTTCTGTGAACGTGGCTTTTTAGGATCCCTTTACTGAACcaggaaataaacaaatgctATAAACTTAAAGATCTACAAATCTTTGCAAAATACTATGTGATTGTGTAAGAAAGCCATTAAGATCTCTATCAAAATAGATTTCAAGATGCAATAAAACAGATCTCAAAACACAGATTAATGCCACATAAATGTACataaagacataaatgtactttgattcattttatcATGTAGTATTTCTATTCTAAATTGTGGATTAAAACTTGTGGATCCTCTATCCAGTGTGAATAACTTCACCGAATgaagaacaagcttgttttatcaaacattcaccagacgctgaaacacacctgcagtttgttGAAAATGAGGTGTTGACATTCACAaatgacattgaaataaaatccagtcgaATCCAGTCCTGGTTTGAGGCGATTCCTCTGGATCCTATTGGAGGAAAAATATCCCAACTTCACAAGATGTGCTTTTATCTAAGCAGAGCTCTGTGGTTCCTCCTATTAGTCTGAAATATCTCACATTGAGGTCATTAaaccaaagttcagatctaccataactgactgattcctgctggcctcaggtttgcaaccagcttctgaaaccagtaacctcctcccagtgtcagaatctcactgaggaagaaacttcatccatccatccatccatcttcttccgcttatccgaggtcgggtcgcgggggtagcagcttcagaagggaggcccagacttccctctccccggccacttcttccagctcttccgggggaatcccgaggcgttcccaggccagccgagagacatagtctctccagcgtgtcctgggtcttccccggggcctcctcccggtgggacgtgcccggaacacctcaccagggaggcgtccaggaggcatcctgaccagatgcccaagccacctcaactggctcctctcgatgtgaaggagcagcggctctactctgagtccctcccggatgactgagcttctcaccctatctctaagggagagcccagccaccctacggagaaaacccatttcggccgcttgtatccgcgatctcgttctttcggtcatgacccaaagctcatgaccatagatgagggtgggaacgtagatcgaccggtaaatcgagagcttcgctttttggctcagctctctcttcaccacgacggaccggtacagcgcccgcttgacagtagacgctgcgccaatccgcctgtcgatctcccgctccattcttcccccattcgtgaacaagatcccgagatacttaaactcctccacttggggcaggacaccccccctgacccggagaaggcactctacccttttccggctcaagaccatggcctcggatttggaggcactgatccccatcccggccgcttcacactcggctgcgaaccgctccagcgagagctgcagatcacgatctgatgaagccaaaaggaccacatcgtctgcaaaaagcagagatgagatcctaaggccaccaaatcggatcccctcaacaccttggctgcgcctagaaattctgtccataaaagtgatgaacagaatcggtgacaaagggcagccctggcggagtccaactctcaccggaaacgagcccgacttactgccggcaatgcggaccagactctgacaccggtcatacagggacctgacagcccgtatcaaagggcccggtaccccatactcccggagaaccccccacagggctccccgagggacacggtcgaacgccttctccaagtccacaaaacacatgtagactggttgggtgAACTCCcgtgcaccctccaggaccctgccgagggtgtagagctggtccagtgttccacgaccaggacgaaaaccacactgctcttcctgaatccgaggttcgactgtccgacggaccctcctctccaggacccctgaatagaccttgccagggaggcttaagagtgtgacccctctataattggagcacaccctccggtccccctttttgaacagggggaccaaaGAAGAAACTtcattaggttttctatcactttaatgtttctgctataactgatggATATTTGCATATGAAATTAGTCAATAGAgtttcatttacaatttttatatctACGTGTTATGAGGTAGATCTCTGCCAGCTGATGAcaaaaaagtagatcttggtctcaaaatGTTTGGGCACCACACAGCAACATTAAACCCATCAGGGAAACATAAactacatttgctttgcattgtcctTTCATGATGACAGTGATATAGTATGATCCGattaaatattagattcttgattaatatgggttgttgtacaatgttttaagatcttgttcagTGTGCCCCTTTTTAagtttgagcccctgcccctccaaaggtcttTGCACGGCCCTGTGTGCATGTGAGCAgattaaacagagaaaagacaaacagtccTTTGGTCCATAACAGAGTGTTCCTTATGAATTTCTTGTAACATTTCTTGTCTATAAAATCACAAGAttcattgtttcttttacaaaggACATTTTAGTGACattagtctttttctttttttctatttgtaacTTTAGTTAAATATGAGCAAACTGTCTTCAAAAACTCAATAAAGTTCACAGTTTCCTAACATTAAAGTCCAGACCGGATGTTTTCAAAGCATCCAAGTTTATAGAAAGCCAACAAGCTCACATatacataaaacatgatttttaacaCGTAAGCAACTCTTTATCTGCGAGCTGCACATGTGGTTTTTGTGTTAAACTTCTACAGGCTGTTCTTGAGAAAACATGCAGTTGTTTGTATTACTCAACTCCATGCACACCTGGAGCTTGATACAGTCTGCAGGGTCAGTGCTGGCATATTTATTTACCGTCTCGTTTTACTACCTGTCTGTGCAGGTGAAGTTCTGTTGTTGGCTTTATTTCTTACAGGTACAGATCACATTTTCTCCATCTCTTAATGAACTGGACTGGTTTTGTCTGGTGAATGTTTGaaaaaacaagcttgttcttcATTCGGTGAAGTTATTCACGCTGGATAGAGGATCCACGAGTTTTAATCCACAAGTTAGAAAAGAAATACTTCATGAtaaaatttatcaaataaaagtacatttatgtgtttatctGCATTTATGTGGCATTAATCTTTGTtttgagatttgttttattgcatCTTGAAATCTATTTTAATAGAGATATTAATCGGTTCCTTACATAGATTTTACTATAAAATTTCCAGAGAACGTCTGtcatatttaaacttttgaaaagcAAATTGTAATTTCTGAGAAGTTTTACATGATAAACATGTAATTTACATTATAATTTcaacagtgaaagaaaatatattattgctcttcttcctttattttgcagctaattcttatgtttttttattatgataatTCTTTTTTGTAGCTTTATGTGACTCtttaaaaattgttaattttaaaaataacaatgaatCTTTAACTTCAATAGAGGAAAAGTTTCTatcattttcatgttaaatttctGGCAAACAGAAGCTACCATTAATTAGTTTGacccatttttaaatattttcttaaaacttctttcatttgagatttttacttttaaattgtttttattattgaactttttacttatttgtatctttcttaaaaatatgttttttattatttttaaaatattaggaGTCTATTATCTCTTAATTGCTGTATTATGTGACTTCTGTTTCATTAATTTTGTGCACAGCTCTTTGGTCTTGTTGGAGTTTAAAATTCTCTAGAACTAAATCTGGAAGAGtaactccagagctgcagagtttagATGCTGTATGTTCATTtctgatggaaaataaagacgaaaactgaataaataaattacttctggTGTTCCTCttcatgtgatttaaaactCATGTCACGTTTTTAGACTCAGTTCAGGGAAAATATCAAGTGAACAAACTGAACCATGAATGTAAAGACGATCAgccaggaaatgtttctttttcattcatttattgatttatttttcatttttcaggtgAAGAGAAAGCTCCATTAGGGAGGTCAAGATCaggtgagaaaaaacaaaactattgatTTATTCTAATTCTACAAACATGTGGATCAAACTGATGGagataaaattataaatttatatGTGAGAGGAAAtttgatgtgaattttatttcattatagttcatgttttattgaatCCCAGTTGCTGCTTTTATCCACTGCAGATATCCACACACATCCAAGATTGCAGTTGGTTTCTGACATGCCTTTGCTCCACCAAAAGAAATCACACCATAAATCATGTCGTTGTACACCACTGCTCCACCAGTGTCGCCCTGTAGAAAAatttatatcaatatatttatttatgttataaaCAGAAAAGTCTTCTAATCGCTGCAGAGAGACATTAAAGAAGCAAACTCACACGACATATATCCCTGTTCGGTGCTGAAGCAAGGCATATATACCCATACGGCGGCATGATGACGGAAATACGAAAAACCTGCATGTTGACACATTGAAGATGTGCTGGAATAGGAGCATTGGGGGGCACTGTAGAGAAACATGAGAATCAAACATGTTCTTCCCTCGACCTTGTCtgtagagacagaaacaaagattttattctcataacttcAATATTTCTCTCACATCGCTCATTATTGGGGCCAGCTGTTGTTGCTCCATCTCCTGCCAGCTGAACAACATCGTCTCTAAAAcacaataagaataaaatgtaaaaatgcaagataatgtagaaaattaattgttatgaagaacaatgaaagaacaaaaaataaatccatgaaatttattttcatggaTTGAAAATACAGGAGTATTTTCCTGGACACAGGAGTGTCCACCTCCAGTCCTCAGTGTGTCCTACGTCCTTTACAtgtgtctctggtccaacacacctgagctaaacaggttctggttctgctggtggccTGTTTATCTGACtgaggtgtgctgaagcagaagCAGCAAGACTGGAGAAGTGGACACAGATAAcctgaagtcatgtttttgatcagagAAAGACTTACACTTTAAGCCGATAACTGCAGTCTGGTAGCCGAGCAACTGGGACATCTGTTACTGGTCTCTGAAGCTTCAGCAAAATGATGTCATGGTCTGGGCCGTAAATCTGAGGAACTTGTTCGATTGACTGAATGTACTGTATAACAGTCCGTGGATGAACTTTTAACACTGCTCTGTTAGTCCTGCAGAAAAGGTTAGATTATaatgaacagaaagaaaacctgatCATTTGCAGATAAAACTGTCTTCATGTTTCCTTCCTACCATCTTGGCTCCGACTGCCAGCAGCGAGCCACAGTCAGGATCCACTGAGGGTGGATCAGAGATCCTCCACAGCGGCTCATATGAGTACCATTCCTGCCCTCCAGCCGAACGTGATAAAGACGCTCACCTTCATCACAGTTTTGACCTCCAATGATTctcttctgcagagaaacatctgagtTCACTGAAccacctgaagaagaaaaaggaggactttACTCAGAAATCAGGAGCAAACATGgcaacaagaacagaaaaaggCCAAAcagtaaaagattaaaaagaatCAGTATATATATGCAAAGAAATTTCAGtctgaaacagaatcagaggACAGTTTGAGAgtcacagagagcagcagcctcACTGGAACCAGTGGAAATGTCTCCAGTGTCTCCAGTGTGTCCAACTCACACAGCCCCAGGAGCAtcagaaccttcagcagagccattgcTTGTCCAGCTTGCTGTGAATGTctgcagtcctgcagcagcttttaatctCTGTTCATAATTTCCTGTTGAAGAGAGACACCAATCACAGGACGGACAACCATCTGTGCTGTCATCTGCATACAAAGAAACTTTAATATCTCATCGTTCTAAAGAAACTTGGaaaaaagttcttgttccattgacagattatttaactaaaaacaaaaactttctccCTCTcctaactaaaataatcaacaaattaaacaaaagttaatcaatattaaggaattgactCAAAAAAGCAGCTCATAAATTTTGCTGCACAACCTTACAGTGAGTTTTGCTCAAAGGAAAACTTGATTGTAAacttgatgaaataaaaatgattttctgaaGAAAGTGCGACTCGTTTTGTTTTCATGtcgatgttttgttttaagaaagAACTGTTTGGTTTCCTATCTACAAGCATTTACATCTGCCTTTGCTCCCAAAAGTAAATGGCCCTCTACAAACcgattcttttattttgaaaaagatcaATATTATAGTGCTGGGTGGTAAAGAGCATTTGCATTTGTTGTAGATCTGAAATTGCAACAACAAATGAAACCTCACAGAAATTCAcccaattaaattaaaacaattttgatttttaaacacatttaaaagaaaactatggTAAAATTTTAACAGATGTGATTCTGTTAAAGACACAACCTCTTTCATCACCCATGATTCTTtgcttttacagtttttcttgatTGATCTGATACATTTGTGAACACAAGAGGCTGAAGAGCAGGACTTAAAGTCAAAGTGGCACATTTTGTTAACAAAAGGctcaaactgtaaaatattaaatgtttcatgACTGAGAAACAACCCCTGTTAGTACTACAGACCTGcatcatatacagtatataacccatttcaatctggagagagtcacacagagaagaaaatagcagttaaaaagatttaatggtacaatttctttggcgctcggacccggcagaagaccgtgagccgaggatcgccgtgagcaggcggtctgctcggcgagctcgggatagtcttcccccccgggaccgaaactggtggtggagcggagcttggagtggaagagcacaagggatcctggaggacgaccctcatggtgaaggtggagaaggggaggaggtgggtcgacgcacggctgacgagcaggaagaccccagggtagcttggacttttgaaggtgtctttggacgacgattggctggagcggcgtgaagctcTGGTCCGTATTGGCTGCGGTCAggcgtagtgattagatgatgtggtgaagctggtcgagtctcccagtttgaattttcgccaaggctccatttcaatctggagagactcacacagaaaagaaaatagcagttaaaaagatttaatggtacaatttctttgcCGCTTGGACCCGGCAGAAGACTgtgagccgaggatcgccgtgagcaggcggtatgctcggcgagctcgggatagtcttccccccAAAAGAGGGAGCCGTGCCGAGGCCTGGCTGGCCTGCAGTCGGATGACTGATAGGCGCACCACGTTGgttggggcctgcagtctgacgagactgataggcgtcggctgggcctgcagtctgacgagactgataggcgtcggctgggcctgcagtctgacgagactgataggcgtcggttagGGCCTGCAGCTcggcgagactgataggcgtcggttagGGCCTGCAGCTcggcgagactgataggcgtcggttagGGCCTGCAGCTcggcgagactgataggcgtcggttagGGCCTGCAGCTcggcgagactgataggcgtcagtCGGGGCCTGCAGTCGACAGGACTGATAGGCGACggtagggcctgcagtctgacgggactgataggcgtcggtagggcctgcagtctgCCGAAACTGATAGGCGTCAGTCGGGCCTGCAgcctgacgagactgataggcgtggGTCGGGGCCTGCAGTCTGCCGAACTGATAGGCGTCAGTcagggcctgcagtctgacgagactgataggcgatAGGGCCCGCACGCTGGCGGGACTGATGGCGAAGCAGCGTGATGGACTGCGAGGCCAAGCCGGCAGGGCTGAGGGCCTGTTGGGCCCTGCTAGCTTCCCTaggtgtgaaataaatgttagagGTGACTGTAGCGGCCTCTCGGAATGGACAGCCAGATGCAGGGAGTTCCGAACGGGTGCAGTTTAATCTTGACCTTTCTTGTCAGACACCGTGAAAACTGTAGCATAAATAAAGGATAcataatgtataaataaacataaa of Xiphophorus couchianus chromosome 4, X_couchianus-1.0, whole genome shotgun sequence contains these proteins:
- the LOC114143498 gene encoding trypsin-like, giving the protein MALLKVLMLLGLCGSVNSDVSLQKRIIGGQNCDEGERLYHVRLEGRNGTHMSRCGGSLIHPQWILTVARCWQSEPRWTNRAVLKVHPRTVIQYIQSIEQVPQIYGPDHDIILLKLQRPVTDVPVARLPDCSYRLKVDDVVQLAGDGATTAGPNNERLPPNAPIPAHLQCVNMQVFRISVIMPPYGYICLASAPNRDICRGDTGGAVVYNDMIYGVISFGGAKACQKPTAILDVCGYLQWIKAATGIQ